A single Oryctolagus cuniculus chromosome 18, mOryCun1.1, whole genome shotgun sequence DNA region contains:
- the LOC100347104 gene encoding olfactory receptor 10A7: MPESWANGSLAGDFVLLGFAHVPALRPLLAPLFLAMFLLTLLGNALIAALTGLDPGLRAPMYFFLRQLALLEICFSLDVAPRLLLTLLRPGRGVAPAACALQLLLVLSCVTSECFLLTAMAWDRYVAICRPLRYGAIMSPRLCHLLAAACWLAGVPVALVFTVWLFSFPFCGPRGIRHFFCDIAPLLSLVCADTRVFEANVLAATVLVIMVPFCLIATSYVLILATVLQMPSATGRHKALSTCASHLIVVVLFYGTTGVIHLRPKASYSPESKQVVSLSYTLVTPMLNPLIYSLRNKEVKAALGRVCCGRQWFGSRK, translated from the coding sequence ATGCCCGAGTCCTGGGCCAACGGGAGCCTGGCCGGCGACTTCGTGCTGCTGGGCTTCGCGCACGTGCCCGCGCTGCGGCCGCTGCTCgcgcccctcttcctggccatgTTCCTGCTCACGCTGCTGGGCAACGCGCTCATCGCGGCGCTCACCGGCCTGGACCCCGGGCTGCGGgcgcccatgtacttcttcctgcGCCAGCTGGCGCTGCTGGAGATCTGCTTCTCGCTGGACGTGGCGCCCCGCCTGCTGCTGACGCTGCTGCGGCCTGGGCGCGGCGTGGCCCCCGCGGCCTGcgccctgcagctgctgctggtgctgtCGTGCGTCACGTCCGAGTGCTTCCTCCTGACCGCCATGGCCTGGGACCGCTACGTGGCCATCTGCAGGCCCCTGCGCTATGGCGCCATCATGAGCCCGCGGCTGTGCCACCTGCTGGCCGCCGCCTGCTGGCTGGCGGGGGTCCCCGTGGCGCTGGTCTTCACCGTCTGGCTCTTCAGCTTCCCGTTCTGTGGGCCGAGGGGCATCCGCCACTTCTTCTGTGACATCGCCCCCCTGCTGAGCCTAGTGTGCGCAGACACCAGGGTCTTCGAGGCCAATGTGTTGGCAGCCACAGTTTTGGTCATCATGGTGCCCTTCTGTCTGATAGCCACGTCCTACGTCCTGATTCTGGCTACCGTCCTACAGATGCCCTCGGCCACTGGGCGCCACAAGGCCCTgtccacctgtgcctcccacctcATCGTGGTGGTTCTGTTTTACGGCACCACAGGGGTCATCCACTTGCGTCCCAAGGCCAGCTACTCCCCAGAGAGCAAGCAGGTGGTGTCGCTGTCCTACACCCTGGTGACGCCCATGCTCAACCCCCTCATCTACAGCCTGCGGAACAAGGAGGTAAAGGCAGCACTAGGGCGTGTGTGTTGTGGGCGCCAGTGGTTTGGATCCCGTAAATGA
- the LOC108175805 gene encoding olfactory receptor 6Z7-like, protein MERSLELANTTRVQQFVLLGLSTRPDIRDALFAIFLTLYLLTLLENALIIYLICSHSELHKPMYFFLGNLSCLEMCYVSVTMPSLLVGLWTGPYQVPFTACMTQLFFFIVLICTECTLLASMAYDRYVAICRPLHYPLLMRPQVCLGLSLSSWLGGLVVSVAKTTCIASLSYCGPNVLNQFFCDVSPLLNLSCTHVALTELVDFISAIVIFCGTLLVSLASYAAIGATVLRMPSAAARRKAFSTCASHLVVVGIFYSAALFIYCRPSRIKSMDLNKVLSVIYTVVTPMCNPVIYCLRNKEVHAVLWKTLNRP, encoded by the coding sequence ATGGAGAGGTCCCTGGAACTGGCCAACACGACCAGAGTCCAGCAGTTTGTCTTGCTGGGTTTGTCCACAAGGCCAGACATAAGGGACGCCCTGTTTGCCATCTTCCTGACTCTCTACCTGCTGACTCTCTTGGAGAATGCACTCATCATCTACCTCATCTGCAGCCACAGTGAGCTCCACAAGCCCATGTACTTTTTCCTGGGCAACCTCAGCTGCCTGGAGATGTGCTACGTGTCGGTGACCATGCCCAGCCTGCTGGTTGGACTGTGGACTGGACCCTACCAGGTGCCCTTCACAGCCTGCATGACTCAGCTCTTCTTCTTCATTGTCCTCATCTGCACAGAGTGCACCCTCCTGGCCTccatggcctatgaccgctatgtggccatctgccgCCCTCTGCACTACCCACTGCTCATGCGGCCCCAGGTCTGCCTGGGCTTATCCTTGTCCTCATGGCTTGGTGGGCTGGTGGTCTCAGTGGCCAAGACCACATGTATAGCCAGCCTGTCCTACTGTGGCCCCAATGTCCTCAACCAATTTTTCTGTGACGTCTCCCCTCTGCTCAACctgtcctgcacccatgtggcccTCACAGAGCTGGTGGACTTCATCTCTGCCATCGTCATCTTCTGTGGAACTCTGCTAGTCTCCCTGGCCTCCTATGCAGCTATTGGGGCAACTGTGCTCCGCATGCCCTCAGCGGCTGCCCGGCGCAAGGctttctccacctgtgcctcccacctgGTGGTGGTGGGCATCTTCTACTCGGCAGCTCTCTTCATCTACTGCCGGCCCAGCCGCATCAAGTCCATGGACCTCAACAAGGTGCTGTCAGTCATCTACACGGTGGTCACACCCATGTGCAACCCTGTCATCTACTGCCTGCGTAACAAGGAGGTCCATGCAGTGCTGTGGAAGACCCTCAACCGTCCTTGA
- the LOC100346583 gene encoding olfactory receptor 6Z7, with product MERSLELANVTRVQQFVLLGFSTKLGIRDALFAIFLTLYLLTLLENALIIYLICSHSELHKPMYFFLGNLSCLEMCYVSVTMPSLLVGLWTGPYQVPFTACMTQLFFFVSLICTECTLLASMAYDRYVAICRPLHYPLLMRPHVCLGLSLSSWFGGFIVSAVKTKCIASLSYCGPNVLNQFFCDVSPLLNLSCTHVALTELVDFISAIVIFCGTLLVSLASYAAIGATVLRMPSAAARRKAFSTCASHLVVVGIFYSAALFIYCRPSRIKSMDLNKVLSVIYTVVTPMCNPVIYCLRNKEVHAVLRKTLPWL from the coding sequence ATGGAGAGGTCTCTGGAGTTGGCCAATGTGACCAGAGTCCAGCAATTTGTCTTGCTGGGATTTTCCACGAAGCTGGGTATAAGGGACGCCCTATTTGCCATCTTCCTGACTCTCTACCTGCTGACTCTCTTGGAGAATGCACTCATCATCTACCTCATCTGCAGCCACAGTGAACTCCACAAGCCCATGTACTTTTTCCTGGGCAACCTCAGCTGCCTGGAGATGTGCTATGTGTCGGTGACCATGCCCAGCCTGCTGGTGGGACTGTGGACTGGACCCTACCAGGTGCCCTTCACAGCCTGCATGACCCAATTGttcttttttgtctctctcaTCTGCACAGAGTGCACCCTCCTGGCCTccatggcctatgaccgctatgtggccatctgccgCCCTCTGCACTACCCACTGCTCATGCGGCCCCATGTCTGCCTGGGCTTATCTTTGTCCTCATGGTTTGGTGGGTTTATTGTCtcagcagtaaaaacaaaatgCATTGCCAGCCTGTCCTACTGTGGCCCCAATGTCCTCAACCAATTTTTCTGTGACGTCTCCCCTCTGCTCAACctgtcctgcacccatgtggcccTCACAGAGCTGGTGGACTTCATCTCTGCCATCGTCATCTTCTGTGGAACTCTGCTAGTCTCCCTGGCCTCCTATGCAGCTATTGGGGCAACTGTGCTCCGCATGCCCTCAGCGGCTGCCCGGCGCAAGGctttctccacctgtgcctcccacctgGTGGTGGTGGGCATCTTCTACTCGGCAGCTCTCTTTATCTACTGCCGGCCCAGCCGCATCAAGTCCATGGACCTCAACAAGGTGCTGTCAGTCATCTACACGGTAGTCACACCCATGTGCAACCCTGTCATCTACTGCCTGCGTAACAAGGAGGTCCACGCAGTGCTGCGGAAGACCCTACCCTGGCTCTGA
- the LOC100341737 gene encoding olfactory receptor 6Z7, translating into MEKSLELANMTRVQQFVLLGLSSSLGIRDALFAVFLTLYVLTIMENTLIIYLICSHRELHKPMYFFLGNLSCLEMCYVSVTMPSLLAGLWNGIYHIFFVACMTQLFFFIILVGTECILLASMAYDRYVAICHPLHYPLLMRPQVCLGLAMTSWLGGLVVSLAKTTCIATLSYCGPNVINHFFCDVAPLLDLSCTHVALTELVDFVSAIVILWGCLILTMTSYVAIGRAVLRMPSAAARYKAFSTCASHLVVVGIFYSVTIFIYARPSHMEAMDLNKVLSVIYTVVTPMCNPVIYCLRNKEVQAAFHKTLHWS; encoded by the coding sequence ATGGAGAAATCCCTGGAATTGGCCAACATGACCAGAGTCCAGCAGTTTGTCTTGCTGGGTTTGTCCAGTAGCCTGGGCATAAGGGACGCCCTGTTTGCCGTCTTCCTGACTCTGTACGTGCTGACCATCATGGAGAACACACTCATCATCTACCTCATCTGCAGCCACAGAGAGCTCCACAagcccatgtacttcttcctgggCAACCTCAGCTGCCTGGAGATGTGCTACGTGTCGGTGACCATGCCCAGCCTGCTGGCGGGGCTGTGGAATGGCatctatcacattttctttgtggCCTGCATGACACAGCTCTTCTTCTTCATAATCCTTGTTGGCACAGAATGCATTCTCCTGGCCTccatggcctatgaccgctatgtggccatctgccacCCACTGCACTACCCACTGCTCATGCGGCCCCAGGTCTGCCTGGGCTTGGCCATGACTTCGTGGCTGGGTGGGCTTGTAGTATCTCTGGCCAAGACCACATGCATTGCCACCCTGTCCTACTGTGGCCCCAATGTCATCAACCACTTTTTCTGTGATGTGGCCCCTCTGTTGGATCTGTCTTGCACTCATGTGGCCCTCACTGAGCTGGTGGACTTTGTTTCTGCCATCGTCATCCTCTGGGGTTGCCTTATTCTGACTATGACCTCTTATGTGGCTATCGGTAGGGCCGTGCTCCGcatgccatcagctgctgcccgCTACaaggccttctccacctgtgcctcccacctgGTGGTGGTGGGCATCTTCTATTCAGTCACAATCTTCATCTATGCCCGTCCCAGCCACATGGAGGCCATGGACCTCAACAAGGTGCTCTCAGTCATCTACACGGTGGTCACACCCATGTGCAACCCTGTCATCTACTGTCTGCGCAACAAGGAGGTCCAGGCAGCTTTCCATAAAACCCTGCACTGGTCCTGA
- the LOC100346328 gene encoding olfactory receptor 6Z7-like encodes MEKSLELANMSSGPDFILLGLSARQGGRGGLFPVFLTLYLLTLLENMLIIYLICSHSELHKPMYFFLGNLSCLEMCYVSVTMPSLLAGLWTGPCHVPFTACMTQLFCFISLIGTKCTLLASMAYDRYVAICHPLHYPLLMRPKVCLSLAMTSWLGGLVVSVVKTTCIASLSYCGPNILNHFFCDVSPLLNLSCNPVALTDLVDFVSAIVIFWGPLLVALASYVAIGRAVLHMPSATAHCKAFSTCASHLVVMGVFYSVVLFMYSRPRHMASTDLNKMLSVIYTVATPMCSPIVYCLRNREVQAVLQKTLHPR; translated from the coding sequence ATGGAGAAGTCTCTGGAATTGGCCAACATGTCCAGTGGTCCTGATTTTATCCTCCTGGGTTTGTCTGCCAGACAAGGTGGAAGGGGTGGCCTGTTCCCTGTCTTCCTGACTCTCTACCTGCTGACCCTCCTGGAGAACATGCTCATCATCTACCTCATCTGCAGCCACAGTGAGCTCCACAagcccatgtacttcttcctgggCAACCTCAGCTGCCTGGAGATGTGCTACGTGTCGGTGACCATGCCCAGCCTGCTGGCGGGGCTGTGGACTGGACCCTGCCATGTGCCCTTCACAGCCTGCATGACTCAACTCTTCTGCTTCATCTCTCTCATTGGTACCAAGTGTACCCTCCTGGCCTccatggcctatgaccgctacGTGGCCATTTGCCACCCTCTGCACTACCCACTGCTCATGCGGCCCAAGGTCTGCCTCAGCTTGGCCATGACTTCTTGGCTTGGTGGACTGGTGGTCTCAGTGGTCAAGACCACATGCATTGCCAGCCTGTCTTACTGTGGACCCAATATCCTCAATCACTTCTTCTGTgatgtctctcctcttctcaacCTGTCCTGTAACCCTGTGGCCCTCACAGATCTGGTGGACTTTGTCTCCGCCATCGTCATCTTCTGGGGGCCATTACTCGTTGCTCTGGCCTCCTATGTGGCCATAGGAAGGGCCGTGCTCCACatgccatcagccactgcccACTGcaaagccttctccacctgtgcctcccatCTCGTCGTGATGGGCGTCTTCTATTCAGTGGTCCTCTTCATGTATTCCCGCCCCAGACACATGGCATCCACAGACCTCAACAAGATGCTGTCAGTCATCTACACAGTGGCCACGCCCATGTGCAGCCCCATCGTCTACTGCCTGCGCAACAGGGAAGTCCAGGCAGTGCTGCAGAAGACCCTCCACCCTCGCTGA